Proteins from one Natrinema salinisoli genomic window:
- a CDS encoding TATA-box-binding protein, translating to MPDPKESISIENVVASTGIGQELDLQSVAMDLEGADYDPEQFPGLVYRTQNPKSAALIFRSGKIVCTGAKSTDAVHESLDLVFDELRDLHIQVEDDPEIIVQNIVSSADLSHDLNLNAIAIGLGLENIEYEPEQFPGLVYRLDDPEVVALLFGSGKLVITGGKKVEDAERAVDVIVERLGDLGLLE from the coding sequence ATGCCCGACCCGAAGGAATCTATCTCCATCGAGAACGTCGTCGCGTCGACTGGTATCGGACAGGAACTCGACCTCCAGAGCGTCGCGATGGACCTCGAGGGGGCCGACTACGACCCCGAACAGTTCCCCGGTCTCGTTTACCGGACCCAAAATCCCAAGTCCGCGGCACTGATCTTTCGGTCGGGGAAGATCGTCTGTACCGGCGCGAAAAGCACTGACGCGGTCCACGAGAGTTTGGATCTCGTCTTCGATGAACTCCGCGATCTCCACATTCAGGTCGAGGACGACCCGGAGATCATCGTCCAAAACATCGTCAGCAGTGCCGATCTCAGCCACGACCTCAACCTGAACGCGATCGCAATCGGGCTCGGACTCGAGAATATCGAATACGAACCGGAACAGTTCCCCGGACTGGTGTATCGGCTCGACGACCCCGAAGTCGTTGCCCTCCTCTTCGGGTCCGGGAAACTGGTGATCACCGGCGGAAAGAAGGTCGAAGACGCCGAACGGGCCGTCGACGTGATCGTCGAACGCCTCGGGGACCTCGGCTTGCTCGAGTAA
- a CDS encoding CNNM domain-containing protein, which translates to MDPLEIGLRLIAGIGLILANAFFVAIEFALTRVRQYPESAFDKPGLRRAWEMTDDLEIYLTSCQVGISATSIAIGIIAEPALATIIGPIFANTALASAGAGALLAFVIINLLHLTHGEQTPTYLGVERTKFVARYGATPLYWFAWLLSPVIWFGDAVAKWTLRQFGIEMTGAWLETETEIIETRADLRNRLTSVLEQGDLPTDRREEIINAFTVGERPIEDAMTDIEDAVFLSTNASVDENLERIGSTPHTRFPLIEETPAEFVGIVYVPTVVDRIDELRGGDLTFVDLATPPNTLPADTLISDAIDELQAAHQELALVADDGDIVGLLTATDALEELVGAFEDPLDTVDFVPDRS; encoded by the coding sequence ATGGACCCCCTCGAAATCGGCCTCCGGTTGATCGCCGGCATCGGCCTGATCCTCGCGAACGCCTTCTTCGTCGCGATCGAGTTCGCGCTCACGCGCGTCCGCCAGTACCCCGAGTCGGCGTTCGACAAACCGGGACTTCGCCGCGCGTGGGAAATGACGGACGATCTCGAGATCTATCTCACCAGTTGCCAGGTCGGGATCAGCGCGACGAGCATCGCCATCGGAATCATCGCCGAACCGGCCCTCGCGACGATCATCGGACCGATCTTCGCAAATACTGCGCTCGCATCTGCGGGGGCCGGGGCACTCCTCGCGTTCGTGATTATCAACCTCCTCCACCTCACGCACGGCGAACAGACGCCGACCTACCTCGGGGTGGAGCGAACGAAGTTCGTCGCCAGATACGGTGCGACGCCGCTGTACTGGTTCGCGTGGCTGCTCTCGCCCGTGATCTGGTTCGGCGACGCCGTCGCGAAGTGGACGCTCCGACAGTTCGGAATCGAGATGACCGGCGCGTGGCTCGAGACCGAAACGGAAATCATCGAGACGCGAGCCGACCTCCGGAATCGGCTCACGTCCGTCCTCGAGCAGGGCGACCTCCCGACCGACCGGCGAGAAGAGATCATCAACGCGTTTACCGTCGGCGAACGACCGATCGAAGACGCGATGACCGATATCGAGGATGCCGTCTTTCTCTCGACGAACGCGTCAGTCGACGAAAACCTCGAGCGTATCGGCTCGACCCCCCACACTCGATTTCCACTGATCGAGGAGACGCCCGCCGAGTTCGTCGGTATCGTCTACGTTCCAACGGTTGTCGACCGAATCGACGAACTTCGTGGCGGTGACCTAACGTTCGTGGACCTCGCGACCCCACCGAACACGCTCCCTGCAGACACGTTGATTAGCGACGCTATCGACGAACTCCAGGCGGCTCACCAGGAACTCGCACTCGTTGCGGACGACGGCGATATCGTCGGATTGCTCACGGCCACGGACGCCCTCGAGGAGTTGGTCGGTGCGTTCGAGGATCCACTCGACACGGTGGACTTCGTCCCGGATCGGTCCTGA
- a CDS encoding universal stress protein, giving the protein MSSPGTIYDHTLLPVDGSDEARRAAKRGLEFARAFGTTVDVLHVVEEKPLRLTRTADEGDRLRDRWYRYPQEILGR; this is encoded by the coding sequence GTGTCGAGTCCCGGGACGATATATGATCATACCCTGCTCCCGGTCGACGGGAGTGACGAAGCCAGACGGGCGGCGAAACGCGGTCTCGAGTTTGCCCGGGCTTTCGGTACGACTGTCGACGTTCTCCACGTCGTCGAGGAGAAGCCCCTCCGACTCACGAGGACAGCCGACGAGGGGGATCGGCTTCGAGATCGATGGTATCGGTATCCACAGGAGATCCTCGGACGATGA
- a CDS encoding DUF7522 family protein, translating to MTASTNGDDLEDELISVCRTAIGDGLRSITYFTADDYEQLYLRDDLERDADIERFVANERLGFTSQQTYGDSELGDYGFTIRSFEWGYVTRVIDGEHGVYVTTDSLNMNEFDEVATAIRSVLEETAP from the coding sequence ATGACGGCGTCAACGAACGGTGACGACCTCGAAGACGAACTAATTAGCGTCTGCCGGACGGCGATCGGTGATGGACTCCGAAGTATCACCTACTTCACCGCCGATGACTACGAGCAGCTGTACCTCCGTGACGATCTCGAACGAGACGCCGACATAGAACGGTTCGTCGCGAACGAGCGACTCGGGTTCACGTCCCAGCAGACGTACGGCGACTCCGAGCTCGGTGACTACGGGTTCACGATTCGCTCCTTCGAGTGGGGATACGTCACTCGGGTTATTGACGGCGAACACGGTGTCTATGTGACGACTGATTCACTCAACATGAACGAGTTCGACGAAGTGGCGACGGCCATCAGGTCGGTGCTGGAAGAGACCGCTCCGTGA
- a CDS encoding helix-turn-helix domain-containing protein, whose protein sequence is MISDCLIVDFRITGDDCPLSEATRLTGTDVTAQPPQLRDDGNVLLQFSTPSTDEFADTLDRDDRIRYLHRSQTVDRDNYRCLSKHPCVIHQLISAGLLVDAIEYRDGEALLTGAVVGRDVLTGVMETAGETVGVRLERIYRLHEEDDEPVASRWDLTPAQIESVQCALEMNYFTVPREATASDVADEMGISKSAFLERLRRAQASLFTDLFS, encoded by the coding sequence ATGATCAGTGACTGTCTGATCGTCGATTTCCGCATTACGGGCGATGACTGCCCGCTTTCTGAGGCGACACGGCTGACGGGGACGGACGTTACTGCACAGCCGCCACAGCTCCGAGACGACGGGAACGTTCTCCTTCAGTTCAGCACGCCATCGACGGACGAATTCGCCGACACACTCGACCGTGATGACCGAATCCGCTACCTGCACCGATCGCAAACGGTCGACCGTGATAACTACCGCTGTCTCTCGAAACACCCCTGCGTTATCCATCAGCTCATCAGTGCCGGACTACTGGTCGACGCCATCGAATACCGTGACGGGGAAGCACTGTTGACCGGAGCGGTCGTCGGCCGAGACGTACTCACGGGCGTCATGGAAACTGCGGGCGAAACCGTCGGGGTTCGACTGGAACGCATCTATCGGCTTCACGAGGAGGACGACGAACCGGTTGCCAGTCGGTGGGACCTCACGCCCGCTCAAATCGAGAGCGTTCAGTGCGCCCTCGAGATGAATTACTTCACCGTTCCGCGGGAAGCGACCGCGAGCGACGTCGCCGACGAGATGGGCATCAGCAAGTCGGCATTCCTCGAGCGGCTCCGACGAGCACAGGCCTCTCTATTCACAGACCTCTTCAGCTGA
- a CDS encoding Phenylacetic acid catabolic protein — protein sequence MDLETVKKRTGPREFGPEDDMPERYRTAATRMIQFHANSEVMGGYLDKTFTRKAPSLDRKLANTAKVQDEIGHAQLLYRAAETLGVKTRTEMLEELANGEGKFLNCFHYPVDSWYEAPMIDFFVDGGAMRRQATLKSTSWTPYAHAMDKICFEEGFHVKHGESILRELMNGSKATQERTQETFEEWWPRILQFFGPTNDESVHDDFGRAVGLKTVTNDELRNSFLNMYIPKAEKHGLEIPEYPRIYERDDGTMAVREDDLDWDEFWTISRNEYEGSAEQIGSRRRRQEAVEWVRKSLDAWESSAGTTPQAAD from the coding sequence ATGGATCTCGAGACGGTCAAAAAACGCACGGGGCCACGGGAGTTCGGTCCCGAGGACGATATGCCGGAACGATATCGCACCGCGGCGACCCGAATGATCCAGTTTCACGCGAACAGCGAGGTCATGGGCGGCTACCTCGACAAAACGTTTACCCGAAAGGCACCGTCGCTTGATCGGAAACTGGCGAACACGGCGAAAGTGCAGGACGAAATCGGCCACGCACAGCTGCTGTACAGAGCTGCCGAGACGTTGGGTGTGAAAACTCGGACGGAGATGCTCGAGGAGCTCGCGAACGGCGAGGGAAAGTTCCTGAACTGTTTCCACTATCCCGTCGATTCGTGGTACGAGGCACCGATGATCGACTTCTTCGTCGACGGCGGTGCGATGCGTCGGCAGGCGACGTTGAAATCGACGAGCTGGACGCCGTACGCACATGCGATGGATAAGATCTGCTTCGAGGAAGGGTTCCACGTCAAACACGGCGAATCGATCCTTCGCGAGCTGATGAACGGGTCGAAAGCCACGCAGGAGCGCACGCAGGAGACGTTCGAGGAGTGGTGGCCTCGCATCCTCCAGTTCTTCGGGCCGACGAACGACGAGAGCGTTCACGACGACTTCGGCCGAGCCGTCGGTCTCAAAACGGTGACGAACGACGAACTCCGGAATTCGTTCCTGAATATGTACATCCCGAAAGCGGAAAAACACGGGTTAGAGATACCGGAGTACCCGCGTATTTACGAGCGCGATGACGGGACGATGGCCGTTCGCGAGGACGACCTCGACTGGGACGAGTTCTGGACCATCTCGAGGAACGAATACGAGGGATCGGCCGAACAGATCGGCTCGCGACGCCGACGGCAGGAGGCGGTCGAATGGGTCCGCAAATCGCTGGACGCGTGGGAGTCCAGTGCCGGAACTACCCCACAGGCGGCCGATTAG
- the paaB gene encoding 1,2-phenylacetyl-CoA epoxidase subunit PaaB — MIWEVFRQEAPGDYHEHVGNVHAPDRDMAKLFARIQHARRMQTNSLWVTPREEIGEVSAEDAAFGSRTDKSYRWAMTYNEIDASFAEEVADSESEQREAARKRREALRDEGNEA; from the coding sequence ATGATCTGGGAAGTATTCAGACAGGAGGCCCCAGGCGACTACCACGAGCACGTCGGCAACGTCCACGCTCCGGATCGAGACATGGCGAAATTATTCGCTCGGATTCAGCACGCCCGGCGAATGCAAACGAATTCCCTGTGGGTCACACCGCGGGAGGAGATCGGTGAGGTCAGCGCCGAGGACGCCGCGTTTGGCAGCCGAACTGACAAGTCCTACCGGTGGGCGATGACGTACAACGAGATCGACGCCTCCTTCGCCGAGGAGGTCGCTGACAGCGAATCCGAACAACGCGAAGCCGCTCGGAAGCGCCGAGAGGCGCTCCGAGACGAGGGGAACGAAGCATGA
- the paaC gene encoding 1,2-phenylacetyl-CoA epoxidase subunit PaaC, whose protein sequence is MSGTPQSERIGRADLSAEQQVALEELLFRLADDEFVHAERLTEWQIYAPTLESDLAIANIAQDEFGHARLWYDLLKQLGYTEPECLWERDPTEWIHSLLVERPFEDGDWADAVLRGYLYDVAERIRLEAMADTSYAPLADRVGKVLEEEDYHREHAVNWLERLTADDDGRARMQNALDELFPYALSLFHPGPREEGIVEFGFRTETVAEMRTEWLETVSPFLESLDLTVPEPDEVVSVDERGRDGTHTDAWTELYDEFTATYHELEFETPATLRTTEE, encoded by the coding sequence ATGAGTGGGACTCCGCAATCCGAACGCATCGGTCGAGCCGATCTCTCCGCCGAACAGCAGGTCGCGCTCGAGGAGTTACTCTTCCGCCTGGCCGACGACGAGTTCGTTCACGCCGAGCGCTTGACCGAGTGGCAGATCTATGCGCCGACGCTCGAGTCGGACCTCGCGATCGCTAACATCGCACAGGACGAGTTCGGGCACGCACGACTGTGGTACGACCTCCTCAAGCAGCTCGGGTACACGGAACCGGAGTGTCTCTGGGAGCGAGATCCGACCGAGTGGATCCACAGTCTCCTCGTCGAGCGTCCTTTCGAAGACGGTGACTGGGCTGACGCCGTTCTCCGCGGCTATCTCTACGACGTCGCGGAGCGTATCCGCCTCGAGGCGATGGCTGACACGAGCTACGCACCGCTGGCGGACCGCGTCGGGAAGGTCCTCGAGGAAGAGGACTACCACCGAGAGCATGCCGTGAACTGGCTGGAACGATTGACTGCGGACGACGACGGGCGTGCTCGGATGCAGAACGCGCTCGACGAGCTGTTCCCCTATGCGCTGTCGCTGTTCCACCCCGGGCCGCGCGAGGAGGGTATCGTCGAATTCGGCTTCCGGACGGAAACGGTCGCGGAGATGCGTACCGAGTGGCTCGAAACGGTCAGTCCGTTCCTGGAGTCGCTGGATCTGACCGTGCCCGAGCCCGACGAGGTGGTGAGTGTCGACGAACGCGGTCGCGACGGAACGCATACCGATGCGTGGACCGAGCTCTACGACGAGTTCACGGCGACGTATCACGAGCTCGAGTTCGAAACGCCCGCCACGCTCCGCACAACGGAGGAGTGA
- the paaD gene encoding 1,2-phenylacetyl-CoA epoxidase subunit PaaD — MRTNEPMDSDACTFTEFSDGDPPSEYPKTGADAAGIEAEVWKALYEVEDPEMPVSIVDLGLIYDVCVEGDRCVVEMTLTYTGCPARDILLNDVACAAETVAGITEATVTLRYTPEWNVTMVTDEGKDRLRDFGLSV; from the coding sequence ATGCGGACGAACGAACCGATGGATTCCGACGCCTGCACTTTCACCGAATTCAGTGACGGTGACCCGCCCAGTGAGTATCCGAAAACCGGTGCGGATGCAGCGGGCATCGAAGCCGAGGTGTGGAAGGCACTGTACGAGGTCGAAGATCCCGAAATGCCCGTCAGTATCGTCGATCTCGGTCTCATCTACGACGTGTGCGTCGAGGGCGATCGCTGCGTCGTCGAGATGACGCTGACCTACACGGGGTGTCCCGCTCGGGATATCCTGCTGAACGATGTCGCGTGTGCGGCCGAAACGGTGGCGGGTATCACTGAAGCGACCGTCACTCTCCGGTACACGCCGGAATGGAACGTGACCATGGTGACCGACGAAGGGAAAGACAGGCTTCGAGACTTCGGGCTCAGCGTATGA
- the paaE gene encoding 1,2-phenylacetyl-CoA epoxidase subunit PaaE, with amino-acid sequence MTKEDPSAATTEEADATCPYCGSTETKRDHPKGPSLCRSMYFCESCQQPFERFS; translated from the coding sequence ATGACAAAAGAGGATCCAAGCGCGGCGACGACGGAAGAAGCCGACGCTACCTGCCCCTACTGTGGATCGACGGAAACGAAACGCGACCATCCCAAAGGTCCCTCGCTCTGTCGGTCGATGTACTTCTGCGAGAGTTGTCAGCAGCCGTTCGAACGATTCTCCTGA
- a CDS encoding MaoC/PaaZ C-terminal domain-containing protein, with amino-acid sequence MAYSYRPHHFEDFEPGQEFQSVGRTVTETDFVMHSALSGDWTELHTNEEYAAEQDFDERIAHGPMTFVQATGFVYRTGIVERTAYAFLGMNYMDLPEPVHIGDTVSLEIVVDEKKEIGDRDDVGLVVLDTEMTNQEGTVVFQGDMKFLIKTKE; translated from the coding sequence ATGGCGTATAGTTACAGGCCACACCATTTCGAAGACTTCGAGCCGGGGCAGGAGTTTCAGAGCGTCGGTCGGACGGTCACTGAGACCGATTTCGTGATGCATTCGGCGCTGAGCGGCGATTGGACGGAACTCCACACGAACGAGGAGTACGCGGCAGAACAGGACTTCGACGAGCGCATCGCTCACGGACCGATGACGTTCGTCCAGGCGACGGGATTCGTGTATCGAACGGGCATCGTCGAACGGACCGCGTACGCGTTCCTCGGAATGAATTACATGGACCTGCCGGAACCGGTCCACATCGGCGACACGGTATCGCTCGAGATCGTCGTCGACGAAAAGAAAGAGATCGGGGACCGCGACGACGTCGGTCTCGTCGTTCTCGACACGGAAATGACCAACCAAGAGGGAACCGTCGTTTTCCAGGGAGACATGAAGTTTCTGATCAAAACGAAGGAGTAA
- a CDS encoding alpha/beta fold hydrolase, with protein sequence MRSGTKDGPTVLLAHGFTDNWQCLTLLAARFVDDHDVILYDARGHGLSEAPDAGYDAETMADDLYGLCETLTVENPILYGHSLGADSVARVAGRAGLQPRALVLEDHPAQLFAALGQDHLSNKRDQLDRWSTATHASLRERFEPQYPRFADLLATARKQVRPHVLGITKRGFEPLDLALPNSPCPTLLLRPDPAVASYTDPERDREWANGKTTVHNVDGAGHTIFRDRPSLCVEIVDEFLAEHDLVR encoded by the coding sequence GTGAGATCGGGGACGAAAGACGGACCGACCGTGCTGCTCGCACACGGGTTCACGGACAACTGGCAGTGCCTCACTCTGCTCGCCGCACGGTTCGTCGACGACCACGACGTGATACTCTACGATGCCCGGGGTCACGGGTTGAGCGAAGCCCCGGACGCGGGGTACGATGCGGAAACGATGGCGGACGATCTCTACGGACTCTGTGAAACACTGACCGTCGAGAACCCCATCCTGTACGGGCATTCGCTCGGAGCGGATTCGGTCGCTCGTGTCGCCGGACGGGCAGGGCTGCAGCCTCGAGCGCTCGTTTTGGAGGATCATCCGGCACAGCTCTTCGCGGCGCTCGGCCAGGATCACTTGTCGAACAAGCGCGACCAGCTCGACCGGTGGAGTACCGCGACGCACGCATCGCTGCGCGAGCGGTTCGAACCGCAATACCCCCGCTTCGCCGACCTACTGGCAACCGCTCGGAAACAAGTGCGACCACACGTGCTGGGAATTACGAAGCGCGGATTCGAACCGCTAGACCTCGCGCTCCCGAACTCGCCCTGTCCGACGCTCCTGCTCCGCCCCGATCCCGCCGTCGCTTCCTACACGGATCCCGAACGGGACCGAGAGTGGGCAAACGGGAAGACGACGGTCCACAACGTCGACGGAGCGGGGCATACGATCTTTCGAGATCGCCCATCGCTCTGTGTCGAGATCGTCGACGAGTTCCTCGCCGAACACGATCTCGTCCGGTGA
- a CDS encoding bifunctional 4-hydroxy-2-oxoglutarate aldolase/2-dehydro-3-deoxy-phosphogluconate aldolase: MANETDVRDRIIDSGVVAVLRSIDEAQIASVARAIHEAGVTAIEVTADGKRASDKIAAVDRELADTDAVVGAGTVLDAPTAQSVIDAGAEFVLAPDCNPEMIRTCNRQGVVSVPGVMTPTEAVTGMEAGADMLKMFPATTVGPDHIGALQGPLGDVDIMPTGGISPENVDDFFEAGAVAVGAGSAIVDYDAIEADDMGQVRETAASFVEAVESARSR, translated from the coding sequence ATGGCAAATGAAACCGACGTTCGGGACCGAATCATCGACAGTGGCGTTGTGGCAGTCCTTCGCAGCATAGACGAGGCACAGATCGCGTCGGTCGCTCGAGCGATTCACGAGGCGGGCGTCACCGCGATCGAGGTAACTGCCGACGGCAAACGCGCGAGCGACAAGATCGCCGCGGTGGATCGGGAACTGGCGGATACTGATGCCGTCGTCGGTGCTGGAACGGTGCTCGATGCCCCGACGGCGCAGTCCGTTATCGACGCCGGTGCGGAGTTCGTCCTCGCGCCGGACTGTAACCCCGAGATGATCCGAACCTGTAACCGGCAGGGTGTCGTTTCGGTTCCGGGCGTGATGACGCCGACGGAGGCCGTTACGGGCATGGAGGCCGGCGCGGATATGCTCAAGATGTTCCCGGCGACGACGGTCGGCCCTGACCACATCGGCGCGCTACAGGGCCCGCTCGGCGATGTCGATATCATGCCGACCGGCGGCATTTCGCCCGAGAACGTCGACGACTTCTTCGAGGCCGGTGCCGTTGCGGTCGGTGCCGGCAGCGCGATCGTCGACTACGACGCCATCGAGGCCGACGACATGGGGCAGGTTCGCGAGACTGCCGCCTCGTTCGTCGAGGCCGTCGAATCGGCTCGGTCCCGGTAA
- the dgoD gene encoding galactonate dehydratase translates to MSEIVDYDLYEVPPRWLFLRIETSDGVVGWGEPVVEGRAATVRTAVEELMDNYLVRKDPARIEDHWQTMYRGGFYRGGPILMSAIAGIDQALWDIKGKQFDAPVYELLGGRARDRIRVYQWIGGDRPSEVGDAAAEKVANGFTALKMNATSELRRVDNPAAIENAVDRLREVRERVGPEIDIGVDFHGRVSKPMAKRLAKALEPYDPMFIEEPVLSDHNDELHTLAQHTTIPIATGERMYSRWDFKEIFESGAVDVIQPDLSHAGGITEVKKIAAMAEAYDVALAPHCPLGPIALASCVHVDTISPNALIQEQSLNIHYNESSDILDYLGNQDVFQYDDGYIEVPTEPGLGISISEDYVEKQAEKTVNWHNPVWRNEDGSVAEW, encoded by the coding sequence ATGTCCGAGATCGTTGATTACGACCTGTACGAAGTACCGCCCCGCTGGTTGTTCCTTCGCATCGAAACGAGCGATGGGGTCGTCGGGTGGGGCGAACCAGTCGTCGAAGGGCGAGCGGCGACGGTTCGAACCGCAGTCGAGGAGCTCATGGACAACTACCTGGTTCGGAAAGATCCCGCGAGGATCGAGGACCACTGGCAAACGATGTACCGCGGCGGGTTCTACCGCGGCGGGCCGATCCTCATGAGCGCCATCGCCGGAATCGATCAGGCGCTCTGGGACATTAAAGGAAAGCAGTTCGATGCGCCCGTCTACGAGCTTCTGGGCGGCCGTGCTCGGGACCGAATCCGCGTCTACCAGTGGATCGGCGGTGATCGACCGTCGGAGGTCGGTGACGCGGCCGCCGAAAAAGTCGCGAACGGGTTCACCGCGCTGAAAATGAACGCCACCTCGGAACTTCGCCGGGTGGACAATCCGGCGGCGATCGAGAACGCCGTCGATCGGCTCAGAGAGGTCCGGGAACGCGTCGGACCCGAAATCGACATCGGCGTCGACTTTCACGGCCGCGTGTCCAAACCGATGGCCAAGCGACTCGCCAAAGCGCTCGAGCCGTACGATCCGATGTTCATCGAGGAACCGGTCCTGTCTGATCACAATGACGAACTCCACACCCTCGCCCAGCATACGACGATCCCGATCGCGACGGGCGAGCGGATGTACTCCCGATGGGACTTCAAAGAGATCTTCGAGAGCGGTGCGGTAGACGTGATTCAGCCGGATCTCTCCCACGCGGGCGGGATCACCGAGGTCAAGAAGATCGCTGCCATGGCGGAGGCGTACGACGTCGCACTCGCCCCGCACTGTCCGCTCGGACCGATCGCGCTGGCCTCCTGCGTTCACGTCGATACGATCTCGCCCAACGCCCTGATTCAGGAACAGAGTCTGAACATCCACTACAACGAATCGAGCGACATTCTGGATTACCTCGGGAATCAGGACGTCTTCCAGTACGACGACGGCTACATCGAGGTTCCCACTGAGCCCGGGTTGGGGATCAGTATCAGCGAGGACTACGTCGAGAAGCAGGCCGAAAAGACCGTCAACTGGCATAATCCGGTGTGGCGAAACGAAGACGGGAGCGTCGCAGAGTGGTAG
- a CDS encoding SMP-30/gluconolactonase/LRE family protein produces the protein MVRVERVADIHAHTGEGPLWHPNDQQLYWVDIPAGRLYRYDPATDDHEIAYETDGAPLGGYTIEADGALLLFTHGTISRWAPGDDDAEPVASIDADTRFNDVIAGPNGRVFCGTMPGEETLGDLYRLERDGTSTVAIEDVDIANGMGFSGETFYFTESEARRVYAYDYDRATGDLSNERTVIEMPADGAVPDGMTVDEEGCIWSARWNGGRVVRYSPDGEQLDEIELPARKVSSVTFGGPEYSDLYLTTALDDGDRETEGDGAGALFRVPDVDVSGVPEYRSGIALD, from the coding sequence ATGGTTCGTGTCGAACGCGTTGCTGACATCCACGCGCATACTGGTGAAGGTCCGTTGTGGCACCCCAACGACCAGCAATTGTACTGGGTCGATATTCCGGCCGGCCGACTCTATCGGTACGATCCCGCGACCGACGACCACGAGATCGCGTACGAAACCGACGGGGCTCCCCTCGGCGGGTACACGATCGAAGCTGACGGCGCGTTGCTCCTGTTCACCCACGGGACCATCAGTCGGTGGGCACCCGGAGACGACGACGCCGAGCCCGTCGCTTCGATCGACGCCGACACGCGATTCAACGACGTTATCGCCGGTCCCAACGGACGGGTCTTCTGCGGGACGATGCCCGGGGAGGAGACGCTCGGCGATCTCTATCGCCTCGAGCGGGACGGCACGTCGACGGTCGCGATCGAGGACGTCGACATCGCCAACGGGATGGGATTTTCCGGCGAGACGTTCTACTTCACCGAATCCGAGGCACGCCGGGTTTACGCCTACGATTACGATCGGGCGACAGGCGATCTGTCGAACGAACGGACGGTCATCGAGATGCCTGCGGACGGCGCCGTCCCGGACGGGATGACCGTCGACGAGGAGGGCTGCATCTGGTCCGCGCGGTGGAACGGCGGGCGGGTCGTTCGATACTCCCCAGACGGAGAGCAACTCGACGAGATCGAGCTCCCGGCGCGAAAGGTCTCCTCCGTCACGTTCGGCGGCCCGGAGTACAGCGATCTCTACCTGACAACCGCCCTCGACGACGGCGATCGGGAGACCGAAGGTGACGGTGCGGGGGCACTCTTCCGGGTCCCGGACGTCGACGTGTCCGGGGTTCCCGAATACCGGTCGGGAATCGCCCTCGACTGA
- a CDS encoding winged helix-turn-helix domain-containing protein produces the protein MRKPGDWMQNPTDERILEVLNTGLELGPTAIGRNIDRDRTGVSRRLSELVEYGLVDRVDDGYYAITDLGEQYLAGELDAGELEPN, from the coding sequence ATGAGAAAACCCGGTGATTGGATGCAGAATCCAACAGACGAGCGGATTCTAGAGGTCCTAAATACCGGGTTAGAGTTAGGTCCGACGGCGATCGGACGAAACATCGACCGCGACAGGACTGGCGTGAGCCGGCGGCTCTCGGAGTTAGTCGAGTACGGGCTCGTCGATCGTGTCGACGACGGATACTACGCGATCACTGATCTCGGAGAGCAGTATCTCGCCGGAGAACTCGATGCGGGCGAGCTAGAGCCGAACTAA